A genomic segment from Glycine max cultivar Williams 82 chromosome 1, Glycine_max_v4.0, whole genome shotgun sequence encodes:
- the LOC100819216 gene encoding abscisic acid receptor PYL1: MEKAESSASTSEPDSDENHHRHPTNHHINPPSGLTPLEFASLIPSVAEHHSYLVGSGQCSSLLAQRVQAPPDAVWSVVRRFDKPQTYKHFIKSCAVKEPFHMAVGVTRDVNVISGLPAATSTERLDLLDDIRCVTGFSIIGGEHRLRNYRSVTTVHSFEDDADDGKIYTVVLESYVVDVPDGNTEEDTRLFADTVVKLNLQKLASVTEGTNRDGDGKSHSR, from the coding sequence ATGGAGAAAGCCGAGAGCTCCGCCTCCACATCGGAGCCAGACTCCGACGAGAACCACCACCGCCACCCGACGAACCACCACATCAACCCTCCCTCCGGCCTCACCCCGCTCGAGTTCGCCTCCCTCATCCCCTCCGTCGCCGAGCACCACTCCTACCTCGTCGGCTCCGGGCAATGCTCCTCACTCCTCGCCCAGCGCGTCCAAGCGCCGCCCGACGCCGTCTGGTCCGTCGTCCGCCGCTTCGACAAGCCCCAAACCTACAAGCACTTCATCAAGAGCTGCGCCGTCAAAGAGCCCTTTCACATGGCCGTCGGCGTCACTCGGGACGTCAATGTCATCTCCGGCCTCCCCGCCGCCACCAGCACCGAACGCCTCGACCTCCTCGACGACATCCGCTGCGTCACCGGCTTTAGCATCATCGGCGGCGAACACCGCCTCCGCAACTACCGCTCCGTCACTACCGTCCATTCCTTCGAGGACGACGCCGACGACGGCAAGATCTACACCGTCGTCCTCGAATCCTACGTCGTCGACGTCCCCGACGGCAACACCGAAGAGGACACGCGTCTCTTCGCCGACACCGTCGTCAAGCTCAACCTCCAGAAGCTCGCCTCCGTCACCGAAGGAACCAACCGCGACGGTGACGGTAAGTCACACTCGCGGTGA